Genomic DNA from Streptomyces venezuelae:
GCGGTCCTGGGCGAGCGTCGTGTCGGTGACGACCTTGTACGTGTGCTCGGCGGGGTCCGCGTCCCACACGTACACGCCGGAGCTCTTGCGCCGGTCGGCGCTCACACCGTCCACGAAGACCTCGCTGACCTGCGTCATCGACTCCTCGTTCCAGACGTCGCCGAAGCCGGTGTGGTCGGGGCCCGAGTCGCCCCATCCCGGCACGTTGAACGCCAGGTCGTCGCCCGTGCGCGTCTGACCCCAGCCGAGCCCCGTGCCGAGCCAGGGGTGCAGGACCGGTTTGAACCAGTCGAGCCCGGTGCGCCCGCCGCCCTTGTAGGCGACCAGGCCGCTGCGCTCCTCCAGCGCGCCGGGCCCGGTGGACACCGACTCGTGCCACACCTGGCCCCGCCCCGTGGAGACGTACTCCGTGCGCTCGGCCGGGAGATCGATCTTCTCCTGGAATCCGAGGCCGACGGGGAAGGTGTCGGTGAGGGAGTAGCGGTACTCGCCGCCCGCCGCGGGCTTCACCGAGTGGAACCTGGTGTCCAGCGTGGCGAGTTCGCGTGCGGAGGGCTCGTACGTGAGGTCCCTTTTCGGGATGCCGCCTTCATGTCCTTCCGAAAGGTCGTACACATAGGGGGTGTTGAGCGTCCCGGTGCTCTCCACCCGCTTCCCCGCCCGCGCGGCCGCGATGAGCCGGACCCCGTCGGCGGCGTCGACCGTGACGATCTGCAGCGGCCGGTCACCGTTGTCGTCCGTGCCGAACCAGGCGTTGAGGCGGCCCGGCCGGTCGTCCGTCACGAACAGCGCCCGCGCGCCCGCGTCCTGGGCGGCCTGCCCCAGCCGCGCCGGGGTGACCGCGTCCGTACGGCGCACGACGACGGCCTTGCCGCGGACATCCTTGCCCTCGTACGCGGCCGGCGTGCCGTCTCCGGCATCGACGAGCGCCCACCTCTCCCGCCCCTCGGCGATCGTCCCGCCCGGCTGGGCGACGGCCTCGCGCAGGCCCTTCACGTCCACGAGGGGTTTGCCGAGCCGCCACACGGTGCGGTACTCGAAGCTGCCGTCGGAGACCTTCGCGGTGGGCGCGGCGAAGACGCTGTCGTACTTCACGGGCACCTGGACGGCGCCCATGAGGTCGGCGCCGCCGGCCTTGCGGTCGTACTCCATGAGCAGCTGCCGGGTCTCGGTGCGCCGGTCGACGTCGGCCTTGATCTCGCGCAGCTTCCGCCCGTCAAGGGTGATGGTGCGGTCCCGGTCGAGGCGGATCTGCGGATCGGCGAGGAACCCGAGTCCCAGTGAGTCCTTCCCGTGGCTGCCGCGCACGTCGAGGAAGGTCGACAGGGCGTACGTGCCGGGCTTCAGACGCAGCTTCAGGGTGCCGGAGTCACCCACGGCGGCCGGGAACGGCTCGGTGCCCCCGGCGAGTTGCTGCACGACGAGATCGGCGGCGGACGCGGCGCCGTCGCGGTCCTTGACGTGGACGGTGAGGCTGTACCGCTCCTCTTCCTTGACCAGCCCGAACGCGGTGTGCGCGACCTCCTTGCCGCCCGCGCTCGCGACGACGGCGCCACTCGTGTTCCCGACGGGCGCCTTCGAGCCGTCACCGGTGACGGTGGTCGACGCGGTGCCGTGGGCGGGGACGGTGAGGGTCGGGTCGGCGAGCGTGACGACGCCGTCGGAGGCACCGCGCGGGGCCAGGCTCAACGCGATGTCGCGGTCGGAGTGGTTGCGGTAGGTGAGGGTCCTCTCCACCGGCTCGTTGTCGTCGTACGGCCAGCCGTAGAAGCCGAGGTCGGCGCTGCCGGTGGCGGTGACGGGGGTGTCGACGGCGTCGGGCACGCTCACTCGACCGGAGCCCAGTTCGTAGACCGACGCTTCCACCCCTTTCGAGCTGGACATCAGGGCGTCCTTGAGCTGCGCGCCGGTCCAGTCGGGGTGCCGTTCGGCGAGGAGGGCGGCGACGCCCGCGACGTGCGGGGTCGCCATCGACGTACCGCTCATCTCGGTGTAGAAGCCCTCCCCCGCGGTGAGCCCGGAACGGGCGGCGAGGATGTCGACGCCGGGCGCCGACAGGTCGGGCTTGAGTCCGTGGTCGCCGGCGCGCGGGCCCTGGCCGGTGAAGTACGCGGCCTTGTCGTCGGAGTCGACGGCGCCGACGGTCAGCGCGGAGTCGGCGGCGCCGGGCGAGCCGATGGAGGAGGGGGCGCCCGTGTTGCCCGCGGCGATGACGAAGAGGGCGCCGGTCTCCTTGCTGAGGGAGTTGACGGCTGCGGCCATCGGGTCGGTCCCGTCGCTCGGCTCCGACGAGCCGAGGCTCATGGAGACGACCTTGGCGCGGACGTCCCTCGCGGCCCACTCCATACCGGCGATGATCTCCGACTCGCTGCCGAAGCCCTCGTCGCTGAGCACCTTGCCGACGGCGAGCGAGACACCGGGCGCGACGCCCTTCTCCTTGCCGCCGTCGGAGGCGGCGCCGCTGCCGCCGACGGTGGAGGCGACGTGCGTGCCGTGCCCGTTGCGGTCGGGGACCTCCTCACCCGGTATGAAGCTCTTGCTCTCGCCGACGCGCCCCTTCAGGTCCGGGTGGTCACCGTCGACGCCGGTATCGAGGACGGCGACCTTGACGCCCTTGCCGGTGAGCCCGGCGTCCCAGGCCTTGGACGTGCCGATCTGCTCGTTGCTCCGCGCCATGTCGGCTTCGACGCGCCCGTCGAGCCAGACCTTGTCGACGCCGGACGACTCGGCGCGCAGGGCGCGCCAGAGGGCGCGGGGGCGCTCGACGCGGACTGCGGTGCCGCTGACGCTCTTCAGAGAGCGCACTCTCTCGACACCGTCGGGCAGTTGCCCGTCGCCCCGCGCCCTCTTGTCCCCGGCGTCGTACATCACGATGAGGGGCAGCTCCGCGGGGGCCCCGCCCCGGTCCACGAGCCCCTGCCGGATCAGCTCGGTCACGTCGAAGAGCCGCTCGTCCAGGACGCCGGAGCGCAGGTACGGCCGCGCCTCGTCCGGCACGACGGTGACGTGCCCGTCGACGACCTGACTCCGCACGGCTCCTCGCACCTCACCGGCGGGCCGGTCGACGGTGACGGTCTGCCGTCCGCCAGGGAGCCGGGTGACGGTGACCTTGTCCCCGGTGATGAGGGTGACGGTGTGGGCGGCACCGGCCGCACCGTCGGTGCGGGGGGCTGCGGACTTGGACTCGGACGCGTCGTCGGCGACTGCGCCTTGCCCGCCGGGAAGCAGGGCGAACGCGAGACCGGCGGCGACGCCCACGAGCGCGGCTCTCCGCCGCACGGGGGCTCTGGTCATGGGGCTGCCTCTC
This window encodes:
- a CDS encoding S8 family serine peptidase codes for the protein MTRAPVRRRAALVGVAAGLAFALLPGGQGAVADDASESKSAAPRTDGAAGAAHTVTLITGDKVTVTRLPGGRQTVTVDRPAGEVRGAVRSQVVDGHVTVVPDEARPYLRSGVLDERLFDVTELIRQGLVDRGGAPAELPLIVMYDAGDKRARGDGQLPDGVERVRSLKSVSGTAVRVERPRALWRALRAESSGVDKVWLDGRVEADMARSNEQIGTSKAWDAGLTGKGVKVAVLDTGVDGDHPDLKGRVGESKSFIPGEEVPDRNGHGTHVASTVGGSGAASDGGKEKGVAPGVSLAVGKVLSDEGFGSESEIIAGMEWAARDVRAKVVSMSLGSSEPSDGTDPMAAAVNSLSKETGALFVIAAGNTGAPSSIGSPGAADSALTVGAVDSDDKAAYFTGQGPRAGDHGLKPDLSAPGVDILAARSGLTAGEGFYTEMSGTSMATPHVAGVAALLAERHPDWTGAQLKDALMSSSKGVEASVYELGSGRVSVPDAVDTPVTATGSADLGFYGWPYDDNEPVERTLTYRNHSDRDIALSLAPRGASDGVVTLADPTLTVPAHGTASTTVTGDGSKAPVGNTSGAVVASAGGKEVAHTAFGLVKEEERYSLTVHVKDRDGAASAADLVVQQLAGGTEPFPAAVGDSGTLKLRLKPGTYALSTFLDVRGSHGKDSLGLGFLADPQIRLDRDRTITLDGRKLREIKADVDRRTETRQLLMEYDRKAGGADLMGAVQVPVKYDSVFAAPTAKVSDGSFEYRTVWRLGKPLVDVKGLREAVAQPGGTIAEGRERWALVDAGDGTPAAYEGKDVRGKAVVVRRTDAVTPARLGQAAQDAGARALFVTDDRPGRLNAWFGTDDNGDRPLQIVTVDAADGVRLIAAARAGKRVESTGTLNTPYVYDLSEGHEGGIPKRDLTYEPSARELATLDTRFHSVKPAAGGEYRYSLTDTFPVGLGFQEKIDLPAERTEYVSTGRGQVWHESVSTGPGALEERSGLVAYKGGGRTGLDWFKPVLHPWLGTGLGWGQTRTGDDLAFNVPGWGDSGPDHTGFGDVWNEESMTQVSEVFVDGVSADRRKSSGVYVWDADPAEHTYKVVTDTTLAQDRWQLATKGHAEWTFKSKRTPEDRKTFLPLINLGFDVDTDLAGTVRGGRTVDVGLFAEYVKGAAATGTIGGGGLSVSYDEGKTWRDVRLERDGSKAAWEGEVKVPRDARSLSLRASARDDRGGAVSQEIVRAVGVR